AGCTGCCATGGGCACAGACACCTtgcactatcccaggttgctccaagccccatccagcctggccttggtcacttccagggatccaggggaaccacagcttctctgggcaccctgtgccagggcctcaccaccttctccagctctcctatAGGCTTTCTGGGCCTTCAGTCCTCTTCTCCCACCTCTCCAAACACCAGCAGATGAATGCTTGGCTCTCTTTAAGCCTGGCTTTGGTTGcttcagccctgctcctgcagagccctccaggCAGCAGGCAGTGTGAGCAGACCCCCAGCAGGAGCCTCCATGTGGGATTTGGGTGAGGCAGTGACTTCTGGGAGCTCAGTGTGACTGTTGGCAGTGAATCTTGGACTACACGAGGTCCCCCATGgtcccagctgtgtgccagtgtGATGgtcacagaggagcagctggataCCAGGAGGGAGCCCGTgactgccccagccccagcatctCCTGAGCACTCCCCAGGACTGTGGACTTGGACCATATGATGGCAATTTGTTGAGCCATCAACATCAGAGCATTGGCAGGCTGGGGTGACTGAAGGCATCTGGAAAGCTTATGAGGTGTTACTGCGACAGAAATCTCCCCCGCTGAGCTGCctggtggctttttttcctccccacaaaGATCATTTTAAGCATATACTGTGATTTGCAGCAATCTCTGACTTGGGATCCCTCAGGGGGCTCCCAAACAGCACACAAAGGGAAGGGACTGGTCCCTCAGCAAGCTGGATCTGTACGCTAAGATTCCATTTCGGGTGTTCTTTCCCTAATTTCTCTCCTTCCATTCACTAATAAATTAAACACATCACAGTGAAGAACAGGGGGCATGAGTTACTATCTAGTGCAGTGCTTTGCTTTTGAGGAAAATCAGCCTGAAATGGACaccagaatcatagaatatgcagagctggaagggacccacaagaagtGTCGTGTCCAAAGCACAGCCCTAGGAGAGTGGAGctattcccagctggaaaggagGACTCCAGATCCTCCATGAAACCTCTCCCTATCTGGTCCCTCCTGAcgcaggagctgccctgcagtgagAGGGGGTTCCATGGGAGGTTTGGAGAAAGTGGTCAGTCCAGCTTGGATCATTGCTTGTGCTGAGAAGAAGAAACTCCGCAGAAGAGAATCTTGCATGGTTACCAAGTGCTGTCCTTCTTTGTGGGGCTCCTTGTTGAGGAAGAAGGTCCCTTCCTGTCCCTGGATGCTGAAGAAACAGCTGGGGGATTTCATCGTTCAGCAGCGGGATTGAAGCTGGGCAGAGTAAGTTTGGACCGAACTTTTGCTTTCAGGCACTCAATGGATTTGCCATCGCCGCAACTGGAGATGGCTACATCTTCTACATCTCCCCTGCCGTGCGGGACTACTTGGGCTTCCACCAGGTGAGCACCATGTTTTCCTGGCTGGAAACAGATGGATGCAGTCCTGGTGTGGGAAGGAGGTGCAGATGGAGAGCAAAGCTTCCcaaagggctgcagctcctgtggcaggggaaggagctggagtttGCCTGTTCTTTACACTCAGTCCTGCACTTTAGTGCCCAGGAAGGGAAACCTTCTGCCATGTCCTCCTCCCGACACCTCTGCCAGGCTGTCCAGGAGCAGACACTATTCTGTTTTGTCATTCCAGTCGGATCTCATCTACCAGAGTGTGTACGAGATGATCCATGCGGGCGACAGGGCCGTCTTCCGCCGCCAGCTGCACAGGACCCCACTGCATGCTGCTGACAGTGAGTGCCAGGGTGATCCCTGCAGGGGTTCACTTGAGCAGCTCTGATCCGTGAGCTCAGGGTGTGCAGCACAGTTTGGAAAGCTTCCTtttgattttccagcttttcccccTGAGCAGCCGCTGCTTGCCAGACGCAGCGCCACGtccagcccccagcacctccaTGCTGAGAAGCAATCCTTGGTGGAGAGGAGCTTCACCTGCCGCTTCCGCTGCCTGCTGGATAACTCCTTGGGATTCTTGGTAATGCTGGGACacccttctgctcctcctgtgcctgcagagtgTTCCCCCAGAGTCACTTGTGTCCCATAGGGATGAGAGCACAGCCAGTTCCCACCACCCTGTTTGCTTCACACCCACATTTTCTAATCCCTGTAAGGCCTTGAATTTCCACCACCATTACAGGGTACCTGAAGTTCCTTCTTGGGCAGCAAAAGTCAGCAGCAGACAAGTCCCCAGTTGCTCTCTTTGCCATTGCCACactcctccagcctctctccaTCCTGGAGCTCCAGACCAAAACACTGATCTTCCAGACAAAGCACAAGCTGGACTTCACTCCCATGGCCTGTGATTCCCGGTAAGGCATCTCTCACTTTCCCTGTGGCAAAATCCCTGGTGCTGGACAGAAAACTAGATCTGGTGGGGACAAGGAACACCTGACCCAGCTCCCATGGCCTGATGTTTTTGTCCCTCTACTGCAGGCCCCCAGTAACACAGGGAGCAGGTTAACAGGGCACCAGCACTTCTTGTCTGCTGTGGTTTGCGTGGTTTGTGGAACAGAGGatgcagctcagcccagggcgAGGTTGCACCATCCAGAGTGGGGGTCTGGCCAGTGAGGTGCAACTGTGGGGGATGCATCCCTGGTGTCACTGCACTCCTGTGCTGTTTCCAGGaggaaggttgtcctgggaTACACAGAAGTGGAGCTGTGCAGAAGAGGGTCCGGATACCAGTTTTTTCATGCGGCTGACATGATGCACTGCGCAGAGCACCATGTGAGAAGTGAGTGCTGGGGGACTGTTGTGGGGGTGTTTGTGGGGTCCCTCAAGGCTCTGGCTGTACTATTGCTCCTTGGTGCTGTCCGTCCCGGGGCTGGAGTAGCTGTGACAAAGGCTCTTCCTCCTGGATGAGCttgggcagctggcagagagaCAGCACACTGCATCTCCTGCCCCCGTAGCACAGCCACGAGGTGATAGTCAACTTCGTGGCAACTTGCGTGTGTCATTGGTCTGCCTCCGTGGAGGAGCTCTGTCAGTGGCAGTTCTTTtgtgtccctgccccagtgATGAAGACAGGGGAGAGCGGGCTGACGGTATTCCGGCTGCTGAccaagaggagcagctgggtgtGGGTGCAGGCCAACGCACGGCTGGTGTACAAACGATGATGCCCGACTGCATCATCGCCCGCCAGCGAGCCCTGTCGTGAGTATTGCTGGCccccttcagctgctctgggcttggGGGGCTGTCCGAGGCACACAGAGGCCATGAAGGTGGAGGAAAGGGTAGGTGAGGTTGGCACTTTGCAGCATTTGTCCTCCTGTAGTGTGAGTGAAACAGCTCTGAGGAGGTGGTTGTGGACATGCTCTtgcctgagagcagcagcccttCCCTGAGCCATGCAGACCTCCCTGTGGGCTCCCCAGAGCTCTCTTTAGCCAGCCCAGTCCAGCCCCCTTTTACTCTAGAaaagccagggcagggctgtgagtTCCCCTCTTGCTGTCAGAAGGGAGGTTTTGCCtggcctggaggagctgctcatGCTGTTTCCATCCCTTTTTGCCTCCACACCGAAGGAATGAAGAAGGGGAGGAACATCTCCAGAAGAGAAACTTGCCGCTGCCTTTCAGCTTTGCCACAGGGGAAGCAGTCTTGTGTGGGAATGACCTTCCTGGGTTCTTTGACTCGTTCCAAGCCAAGGAGGAGTTGCAGGTGCAAGCAAACTCCAAGTCAAGTCAGAGCAGCGCTTGGTAGACCCCAGCTCTCTCCTTGGGGCCATGATGAAGCAGGATGCATCCGTATACAATTCCCACGCTGATAACGTGCCTCAGGTCTCCCTGCTAGCTCTCATTCCTGAGCCTGATGGGCTGACTCAGAAGGAGGATGTCAGCAGGGCCAAGGAGGACAGCAACTCCCTCCTGGTGGTCATCGAAACCCTCTTTGAGAAGAGTGAGGTGGATGGAAACGTCTGCCAGACCCTAAAGGtggacagcacagagctgcagcagtgggaggaggatctgctcagcctgggggtAGAGGAGGAGCCACTAGCtcaggggcttggccagaggcCGGGCACCAAGGTGACATCCTATATGGAGCAGATGCTCCCCAGGGAGGGTGTTGGAAAGAGCCTGGACTTCCCACACTGCCATGAGGAAAACAGTGCTATGGCTCACTTCCAGCGCTGCTGGGCAGCTGgttcagcattcccagcacagccccaggcagcgGGCACATGGGGAGGCCAGGGGGCTGTGGGCTCCGTGGGCTCCGTAGCCTCCGTTACCTCTGAGGGCAGCTTtgcccagccagagcagcaggtcCCGTTTAACCCAGCCGGGCCGGTGGCAGGGActgtgctggctgttcccatctccagcagcaaatCCTCTGCAGACTTCAGCTGGCAAACCAAGCGTTTCAGGCAGAAGCTACCCCCTCTGGTCCTGTAGATAACACTCTTCCTACtgctcagagccagcctgggTGCCAGCTGGTGGGCTCAAGCTGCTCACCCCCATTGCACTCAAACACGTTGGTGACTCTGTGGCACAATAAACTCCTCCAGGCAAACCCAGTCAGTTGCCCATCGGAGGCTTTGCTGGCCATAGTTCCAAAacagctggaagctgcaggagcaTACGTGGAGTCCCAGACTCTGCCAGGTGGCAGTCCTGAGAATTCCCCgggggctgggctgtggtggcCACCCCCCTCCCAGTCTTTTCCTTGCCCTGTCCAGGGTTTGCATCAGTCCCTGTTCTCTGGGGATGGGAAGCTCGATGATGTGgaggctgctctccctgcacccTTAGAAGCCAGAAGGCTGCCAGGGCATGGCGGCTTCCCCAAACAGCCCCTGGTAGCCCACATAGACCCCAGCTTTTCCTGGGAGGGGGAGCAGGCAGTGCTCCGAGAGGACAAGGGGTTCTCACAGCTGTGGCtcccacaggctggggcagctcctcagaggagccatggggcagggccagTGCACCACAGCGGACTCCTGCTGAACTCCAGCATGGATCCCAGCACCCACGAGATGGACTGCGTTGTGCTGTCCAAGTGCCACTATGGAAACAGCCTTTTTAGGCATGAGAGCAACTTCCTGAGGGATGCTGCTAAAGtatcccttccccagcagccaggcactTTGCTTTGCCCTGCTGAGAACCACCCTGGAGCACCTTCCTCCTCACCGGGCTCGGTTTCAAGGtgctcagcagctctccctgtgaAGGTGGGTGCAGGAGCACCCCTGTGCTCCGGGCAGGGTCCTGGCTGCCCATCAGTTCCCTTCTCAGCTGGGCAGCCCCTCGGTACCTGTGAGATCCAGGCTCAAGGTGAGGTGCGAGGGCTGCAGAACCTGAGGGGTGTCCGGCTCCTGTGGAGGTCTGCCAGGGGTGCAGCCACACCATCCTTTGTGGGCAGCCTGGTTTGGGGCTCCATGTGAACCAGGAGCCCTGTCTTGAAAAGCCACCAGCAGCTGTGAGCTCTTCTGGTACCCGCCAGGTGCGTCCCATGCTCCCTGGTCTCTCGGGATTTTGTCTTCCAGTGCTTTCAGGCAGTCTAAGATGAAGTGGTTTGGACTTTTTGTTCCATAAGAAGTCTTTCAGGGAgatgcagctgtgcctctggggAGGCTTGTGGGCTTCTGGGCTCCAAGGAAGAACATTGCTTGCTGGCACATCCGTGTGCTTGGGGCAGCCTCTTGcagatggagctgctgcctcagaggCAGGTAGCACTGAACTGCTGTTTCTCAACAAAACAGCGTGCTCTTCTCGTCTCCTGTGTTGGACCACCCTTGTCATGTTGCTGTTTAGTCCCCTGCATCATCTCTGCCAGCCTGagcctcttttcctcctgtgctctccatctcctccagagATCATCCAAATCCTTTGGAAAAGATGTTACCAAGCACTTCAAGAAGCTCAGCAGCATTGAAGGGTCTCAGTGAGAGGTGGAGTTGGTGGGAGTGGAGGCATCCTGGGGATTTGGGCtctccagcagcctcccaggGGAGTTTGGGAGAGGTGGGTACCAGGCACTGTGACTTTTCTGGGATGCAGGGTGGGGAAGGTCCAGCCAAGCTCCCCTTGGGTTTGTCACTGGCTTGTCCTTGTTGTCCTCTTCTCTGCTCCACAGTGCCATGGGACAGAGAAGAGTGGGGCTTCCCCCTGTGGTTTTGCCAAAGCAGTgagaaggaaaggcagggagggatgcagtGACCACTGGCTGCCTCTCCACTTCAGACCCACTTGGTGCCCTTCAAACCATTGTTCTGCAGCCCAGAACAACCACTTTGTTgaattctcttccttttctagATACGTAACCTAAGATTTGAATGAATTGGTTTTTCCCCACCATGAGAACAAAGTCTTGCAGATCCATCAGggaaatccacaaaaaaaaagcaatgattttttttttgggggggagggtgGGGATGATTTGAGACCACACTGACTTGCAACATTGGGTTAGAGAGGTCAGAGTTCTTGGGGACATTCACACCTTCCCCTCATGCACCCATCAGCCTGAGCATCACATCTGCCTCGCACACCAGTGTTAAGCATTTGCAGATCAAATTAAATCAGGCAATCagcacagggccagcagcaagCCCACATGTCCCGGTGTAGAGTGGCCTCATCTCCCTGGGTCTCTTCCTTCATGCCCAGCCTTGCCTCCGCTCATGGGGCCTGGGAAAGGTCaagctcctctctgcaggctgggagcagagcaatGCTGAAACGTGCTGGACCACTCTAAGGTGGCTTCGAGGAGCACCTAGGTCGGGCAGGGAGTTGACTGGCCATGATCCAGATCCAAAAAGCGGCAGGATGGACTCTGCTCACTAGCCTCTCATGCTGGTGACTGTGAAACGCTGCTGGGGGCGTACCAGGGGCTCCCAGTGTTGCAAGAGGTGGGCCTTGGGTTGGGGACACTGTTGCTTGGGGCCGTGACAGacctccctgtgctctgtcacTGGTGTCTGAT
The Vidua macroura isolate BioBank_ID:100142 chromosome 7, ASM2450914v1, whole genome shotgun sequence DNA segment above includes these coding regions:
- the LOC128809946 gene encoding LOW QUALITY PROTEIN: uncharacterized protein LOC128809946 (The sequence of the model RefSeq protein was modified relative to this genomic sequence to represent the inferred CDS: inserted 2 bases in 2 codons; deleted 4 bases in 3 codons), which produces LAATAPNVGSCMDQPRPPGGDRWTEPQGDRELFPEGELLLQALNGFAIAATGDGYIFYISPAVRDYLGFHQSDLIYQSVYEMIHAGDRAVFRRQLHRTPLHAADTFPPEQPLLARRSATSSPQHLHAEKQSLVERSFTCRFRCLLDNSLGFLALNFHTITGYLKFLLGQQKSAADKSPVALFAIATLLQPLSILELQTKTLIFQTKHKLDFTPMACDSRRKVVLGYTEVELCRRGSGYQFFHAADMMHCAEHHVRMMKTGESGLTVFRLLTKRSSWVWVQANARLVYKRXMPDCIIARQRALSNEEGEEHLQKRNLPLPFSFATGEAVLCGNDLPGFFDSFQAKEELQVQANSVKSEQRLVDPSSLLGAMMKQDASVYNSHADNVPQVSLLALIPEPDGLTQKEDVSRAKEDSNSLLVVIETLFEKSEVDGNVCQTLKVDSTELQQWEEDLLSLGVEEEPLAQGLGQRPGTKVTSYMEQMLPREGVGKSLDFPHCHEENSAMAHFQRCWAAGSAFPAQPQAAGTWGGQGAVGSVGSVASVTSEGSFAQPEQQVPFNPAGPVAGTVLAVPISSSKSSAXLQLANQAFQAEATPSGPVDNTLPTAQSQPGCQLVGSSCSPPLHSNTLVTLWHNKLLQANPVSCPSEALLAIVPKQLEAAGAYVESQTLPGGSPENSPGAGLWWPPPSQSFPCPVQGLHQSLFSGDGKLDDVEAALPAPLEARRLPGHGGFPKQPLVAHIDPSFSWEGEQAVLREDKGFSQLWLPQAGAAPQRSHGAGPVHHSGLLLNSSMDPSTHEMDCVVLSKCHYGNSLFRHESNFLRDAAKVSLPQQPGTLLCPAENHPGAPSSSPGSVSRCSAALPVKVGAGAPLCSGQGPGCPSVPFSAGQPLGTCEIQLKVRCEGCRT